The nucleotide sequence aataagaacgtacgaaaactacaagtggactagaaaatagagaaaaaaccttttttgcgcgagagtcttctacgagtgtgaatctcaactctcaatgaaagcaccaatttgtggatgcaaattttctccttctccttctttgacaaaattgcacctacaaaacaattaacacctttggtcaaggccaagagcctcatgcgcccacgatgaatggggggctttggctgaagaacctctgatgccaaagttggaaattagagagaaaaagtgtttagagaatttttgggagttttgcaagagtatgaACTTGGGTTTTTAGAGAGAATATGGACATATATATAGCACAAGGAGGTGGCCAGCGCTTGAgcttttttgtgtgaaaaaaaggtgatttaatttggtgatttaatggattaattgggaattaatccattaatttgcCTAATTAATTTATATGGGAGGTTATGGAATAATTTCTTTGTAGAGGATATAGAGTAAAGATGAAtgagataaatttgaacttgttacctattttttGGTTGATTCTCCACTGCTTGCATGTAGGAAACCTGGTGTGTCTCAGGGGTAACTTTGTCCCTTTTTcccaaaaatccatgtgtcgcctcttgattatttttggatCCACATAATTGTTTTTGTGAAAGTCCACTTGTTTAAAGGAAGAATGGCAAAAGTAATAGCAAGGGTGATTCCTATTTACAaacataattttatatttttttaatgttttcttcttcttattcctaCATATCATTATCGATGTAGACTTTTGGgtatttttaaatgtttaatttgcaattgtgttgaattttgtaagatttttaaagtgtaaactttgtaagtttttttaatttatatatatatattttagattTTTTAAAGTTGGATTAATTATGGTTGTACAAAAGAATTTCCATCTCTTCATTTTGAAGTGAAACGGACCAAATATATGGGGCAAGGTTTGCCGTCATGGTAAAATCAGGAACTCATTGCTTGGGCCAGTTTTATTGGGCGAGTTTGATGTTAGGtttgtcctaaccattaaattaaagggaattttaatgaaaaggacttggactaacttttatttaatgaaaaaccaccctaaactattatttaataaaaagggcttaaattttaataataaggacttgaaatttaatcaaaaaGGACAAAAACTAAATACTCTAACTAAAAAACAAGCCCATGTGCAAaaccaaactttttttttacagGCACTACCCCTGATGGAAGCCCCATTCCGTCAGTTAATGCCACTACCTTACCCATTAAACACGAAAGTGATGATGGAGGATACGAAAGCCATTAGTATACATGCTACAAATCCACATGTCAAAGCCCCACCAATTTGAAAGCAAAATCTTTGAAAATCTTGCTTTCAACAAATATAAGCAGCATGTATATATGTCGCACCAAATGTGAAGTACAATGCCATTTGTTCAGCAAATTTTTTAGCTTTTGTTATCGTGAAACAAACTTTTCATTGGTATGCTCCAGTAAATTAATGCACAGTAAATAAACGATCGAATAGAcgctttgtgtttttgttcaAATTAGATAGAGGAAATCTAAAAAACATCCCTTGGATGCTTTTTGTACTCAAATTCAAATCTAAAATCATAACAAAAcaccaaaattttataaaagaaaTCTATAAATATGCTCTGATTGGAAGTATCATGAATTTTTTGAGGTAAATTGTATGATATAATTGGTCTTTTAGATTGATcattagtgatttttttttctttttcagatcAAGAAATAGTTCGGTTAAGAAAACTTAGTTTTTGCACTACTTCTCTATAAAAACCTGGTCAATGTATTGAAGATCAATTGTTACTTGTGGGACATACGTTCCATATGGAGTAATTATGTTCTACCAACTGTTTGAATTGAGTTAATATTTGTTTAGACATAAGCTTTTAGGCTTTGATTGGATGAAGTATTTGGGACCCATAAGCTGATGAGAGGTACTAATctcattttcttgttaattACTTATTTCAAATTAATGTTTGCATGTTTGTGATCCATAAACTTAGTAATGTTTATAACTCACATCAATATTtatgattatgttttttttttttttttttaaactagttTATGATTATGTTTGGTCTGAATTATGTTTGGAAGTCTCATGCATTTGCCTTGGATCTATCTCATTATAAAATTGAACTCATGTGTGTGTATAGTGTTCCGTttgagaaataatcagtgtttagtttacgaaacagtgatagtactagtgttccgtttgagaaataatcagtgtttggtttacgaaacagtgatagtactagtgttccgtttcataaatagtcagtgtttagattacgaaacagtgatagtactattgTTCGTTTATAAATAGTCActgtttagtttacaaaacagtgatagtactagtgttccatttaagaaatagtcagtgtttagtttatgaAACAATGATAGTAatagtgttccgtttaataaatagtcagtgtttagtttacgaaacagtgatagtactaatgttcgtttgataaatagtcactgtttagtttacgaaacagtgatagtactagtgttcgtttgataaatagtcagtgtttagtttacgaaacaatgATAGTATTAGTGCtccgtttaataaatagtcagtgtttagtttatgaaacagtgatagtactaatgttcgtttgataaatagtcactgtttagtttacgaaacagtgatagtactagtgttcgtttgataaatagtcagtgtttagtttacaaaaaaatgatagtactagtgttccgtttaagaaatagtcattgtttagtttacgaaacagtaaTAGTACTAGTGTTTCATTtgagaaatagtcagtgtttagtttacgaaacagtgatagtactattgttcgtttgataaatagtcagtgtttagtttacgaaaaaGTGATAGTATTAGTGTTCGGTTTTAAAAATAGTCAGTATTTAGTTTACGAactagtgatagtactagtttgataaataattcagtttgctttggtaaaaaagtgtggtttagtttgataaatagttaagtttgctttggtaaaaaaagtgtggttttctagttcagtttgataaatagttcagtttgctttggtaaaaaagtgtggtttaatttgataaatagttcagtttgctttggtaaaaaaatgtggttttctagtttactttgataaatagttcagtttgctttgataaaaaaatgtggtttagtttgataagtagttcagtttgctttggtaaaaaaatatggttttctagttcactttgataaatagtttagtttgataaataattcagtttgctttggtaaaaaatgtggttttctagttcactttgataaatagtttagtttgataaatagttcagtttgctttgataaaaaagtgtggtttagtttgataaatagttcagtttgctttggtaaaaaactgtggttttctagttcactttgataaatagtttagtttgataaatagttcactttgctttggtaaaaaagtgtggttttctagttcagtttgctttggtaataaagtgtggttttctagttcaatttgataaatagttcagtttgctttggtaaaaatcaAAGCAATTAACTAAACTAATCACAATTTCCTAACTTTTAATTTGAACACATCACAATTTCCAACACAATAATCCAAAATTAACTAAGCTAATCAGTCAAGTAAAAATCAGGAGTGTAGATCTTCTGCACCGAAAATCATATGTGGCCTCTCATTGGCTTCCCTCAAAATTTACACTTGTCCCTCAATTGATTCAATATAACACTGTTAACCATCCAAATAAAAACTCtgaaacaaaaaaaggaaaatagtaGCCCATTACCCAGTCTTCACCTACAAAGATAGAATCCCACATCAACAATGAAAAGCGGTCAAACCATATGGAAATTGGATGATTGTGATAAACTATTTAAGATGTATATGTACTAGAAAAgtaattaaaagaaattttaaGAGATAATTAGATAATAAAAACTCATCCCTCATATTAAAAAGGAGGTGCCAAATGAAGCACCTAACAaattgaaaagcaaaagcatGAAGAAACAGCTCTGACCGTTTGTTCAAGCTCTTGTCCTCCTCTTTTGTCATTTGCCCTCCAAGCCCAGTAGTTCCAGCTTCTGGAATGTAAAGAGAATGCAGGAATGTAAAGAGAAAACTTGTTATGAAATGGTCATATGGAATTTGTAAGCATACTTTGGCTATCAGTAGAGTCCACACCTGAGTGACTACAACCAACGTAGACTGAGAAAAGAATAATGGGTTGACCTCTCCAGATACTATTCGATAAATTTCGCCATATCGTCAAACATTATCGTGGTTAATTGGAAatgcaaaacaaaattaatagaGTTTAGTAGATCTAAAGCATATAGATTCAGTAAACATAAGCTAGTTAGTAGTAAATTTGATTACTTTCGAGTGTACCAGAGAGAGAATACAAAGCAATGACTGCACAAGGTTACACGAAATCGAATCACCTATGAAGGCCCGTGATTTGATCCTCAAGGACTACACCAAACAAAAACACCGAAACATGgggataaataaaataaaatacttacaATTGTCATGTGTTTGGGAGTTATTTCtaggaaaatcaacaattttagagatttgaatttgaacagaaagtaaagaagaatcgcaaacagaagaggaggaggattcTGTTTCTTGTACCTCTTCCTAAAGTCTACATCATCATTCAAGGCGGTTAAAAGATCCTAATACCTTTCAAAAACATCAAGCTCAGACTCTTCCTCTGAAGGAGACAttaaatcatcaataaaaaatccAAGATCCCAAAAAGCTCAAATCTAAATAATATAGCATAATTGTGGTACCTCTAATGGCAGGTCGGGGACTGTCCCGGACATCTCGAACTTCTCCTTGGCCTTGACTCCatcagagcaactccacccatgtgGGTTGCTTAGGGGACAATGGAGAAGAAGGGGTCGGAGGCCCGATGGAGAGAGGTCCAGCCGTGTGGAGGCCGAGCGACGGTGGGAGCCCGAGCGAAGGGGGGGTGGGGAGTTgacgggcctgtggcccgagggctttgcaattttttattttttttgtgtcaaagagagagagagagagagagagagagcttttgcaattttttattatttaaacaaacaaaaaaactattattttaattgcttattgccagggaaagggttccaagggtggagatgtaaatggcaattactgttcattaatggtagttactattcatttaaggcagttactcttcaatagggtggattgaatagtggattgccagagGGGAgagctccatgggtggagttgctctcatGGATTGAAAGGGTGGCGTCACTGTCGTCGTCGACATTATATAATAAATGTCATCAGTGACTGGGTTTAATAAATGCATACCCAAAGCTTGGGCTTCGCTTCCCATGACGGAGGAAGAGGTGGATCTTGATATAGAAAATTACCTGATGAATGGGAGAATCATGGAATCAAGTCATATGGGATCTTGTTGATTTAATAGAGAAAAAGATCAGTGACTGGTTCATGAAATGAGAAAATAGCTGAGAGAAAATTAATATCAGATCCATAGAATCTCGTAGAAATTGTACAAAGGCTTTCTCTCTTCATCTggaatgaaacaaactaaatcaaCGGAGCAACGTTTGCCTTTAAGGGTTAAATTAGAAATTCGTGCTTGGGCCAATCTTTCTTGGACTCATTTAATGTTGGGCtttgtcctaaccattaaataaaattataatgtGGTTTTTGGTTAAGATTTAAAGTTTTGGAGCCCTTATCATTAGTTTTACTAGATGACTACGGACttgataataatataataaagtAATCATGGACCTTGAAGTCAAAACGGACTCCATGGCCCAATGGATAAGGCGCTGGTCTACGAAACCAGAGATTCTGGGTTCGATCCCCAGTGGAGtcgttattttttttgtctaaaTACTATGTCATTGTTTCCAGAAGCTACTATGTCATTGTATTTGACAATTTGTTTTTTGAGTTTAGAAACTAATTCATCAGTAGTTAATCATCAACTGTGCATCATAATATAAGCTCCACGTTTTGCATATAACACTGTTTGACGTTGAAGGATTATTAAGATAATTGTACCTAATAATTGTTAATCTATTGTATAATGATGAGATACAAGTTGCTATATAATTGTTAATCTATTGTACAATGATGAGATACAAGTTGCTATATAATTGTTAATCTATTGTATAGTGATTAATTGAGGGGATTATAAGAAGGTACTCAAGTCCTTCCCTAAGAGTGAAGACAACGACTATACAATTTCCGACCAGATTCCCATTCTATATTTCATTAATCGACGTAAAAAATGTTAACAAAATCATATAGCTATGAATATTAATTACATGAACAAATCTGTTATGATACAATGAAGCAAGTTGATGTTCTTATCCCAAAACAATCGACAAAGGGAGAAATAACTTTAATGCTTTGTATTAGTTTAAAGTTTTCTAAATTTCTGATACTAGACAATGTTTTACATTATTTCACTACGTGTCATGTTAGCTAAGCAGGAAGATGAGAGAAGCCAAAACTAGTCATTTATCATACTTGTTCATAACGGACGTCAACCTATATCGGAACATCAGCTATGAATTCAAACTAACTTATATAATGATATTTATGGAGTATAAACATAACTAAAACAAGTCAACGGAAGAAAGTAGTCGACCAGTGTCCTCCGTCTCCAAGCCACTTGTTTCCCACGAAGATTCTAAACAACTTCCTAGGCTTGGATAAATGAGAAATTTTTCCTTATACCCGTAATACAAGTGGCATACTACATATTATTATACATAAgtagtgaaattttttattttttatgttattaatattttaacacAAGAATCTCACCAATTGTATAGAGACACATGATGTATCACCATGTGTGTCCGGATACATTAAAAAATATCCCTGAATAAAGGAGGCCTGGCCTTGAGGGTAATTATGCATTTTTCCTATTAAATACTCCCTATCTATATACACAACTGATCATAAGCACCCTTGCATTTGAAACTTCTCCCTCATTTCCATTTTTTGGTTTGgtaattttttacaaaattattcTTTAAAAGGTGGTTTAGAAAGTAGACGTTTTCTAATCTACGTGAAACATTGTAGGATGATATGGAAAGccgaaaaaacaaaatgaaaaaaatcaaatgagaaaGTCAGTAATATCCTCCATTAGTTGATCACATCTTAAATGCTTAAACCAGACCAAATATGTAGGTTTTGGACTATATGAAAGTTTCCACCAAATGATGACAATTGTTGTATTTGTATAGCTGGTTGCctactataatatatatatatatatatatatatgtaggcTTTGGACTATATGAAAGTTTCCACCAAATGATGACAATTGTTGTATTTGTATAGCTGGTTGCctactataatatatatatatatatatatatatatatatatgtatatatatagactAATCTACGTGCAATCTAAAAACTAGCCACAAAAAACAATGTATCCAACTCCTACAGAAACTCATGACCATGAGAAATATGCAGCCGATCACAACCATCACCATGCCCATGTTCCCAATCCAGTCTCAAGTGCCCCAGGACTAAATAGTCCTGCAGGTTCAGTACCCACATATGCTCCTCCCTACATATACACTGTTCAGTCTAATTCTGTTCCTGCAGTTCCTGCACGAGGGAACTGGTCCACTAGTCTTTGCCACTGTTGTGACGATCCTGAAAATTGTTAGTGAAATGTATATAAACATTACagctatgtgtgtgtgtgtgtgtgtgtgtgtatctggttttattttcttttattgttttttccTGATTAGTaattttgaattcaatttttgAAGGTATGATCACTTTCTTTTGCCCTTGCATCACGTTCGGTCAGATCGCTGAGATTGTGAGCCAAGGTTCCACACGTAAGACTCAAAAATCGCTAGCTAGGTCTACTCATAAAGTTCGGATATGATCCTTATTAAGACTCCTGTTTGATTTTTATTGGCGCTGTGTGTTGCAGCTTGTGCTTCAGGAGGAGTGTGCTATTGTATCCTCCTTTCGACAACTGCAAATGCATGCTTGTACTCGTGCTCCTACCGCTCGAAGATGAGAGCTCAATATGACTTGGAAGAAACACCCTGTGTGGATTGCCTAGTGCACTTCTGCTGTGCTACTTGTGCACTTTGTCAAGAGTATAGAGAGCTCAAGAATCGCGGGTTCGATATGGGAATAGGTAAATTTACTATTGTGCTAACTTGATAATTTATAAGAATCTCACATCAAATATCTGTTTTGATGTGCTACCTATATATCCGTAGCTGTGAATACAGAGTTTGTGCCACCATCGACTAGCAGTTTTCTGCCATTGGAACATGATCCGAATTCCGAAGGCGTTCAGAGGCCATCAGTGATTGTTCAGACCGCATACCTGGGTTAACCAAATGGGCTACAGCAGTGTGATTTCTCCCTTTGCACCCAAGTTTCAGAACCGGCTTCCTGTAGTTTAGATTAGACTAATTAGTACGTTGCTCGaataaaaaatacatataaCACCAAATTCCAGCAGATCATAATACAATGACTTGGTCAATGTGTGAGCCTTATTAAACATCTTCAGTACCTCCCTTGTAGCTGCCAAGCTATGTCATCATTAAAGAACAAAATCCATGCATTTAATATGAACATGTTGCATGGCTAGTTGCATAACTTACATTCAGTTTATAATCCATTGACTGACTTTGTTTCTTGTTATACGTATGACGGAATTGTGGGCGATCGTTGTTTTGTCGGAAATAAAGGTTGGGAAGCCAATATGGACAGACGAAGGCGCGGCGTTACTGCAGCTCCAACTGTTGTACCAGGCATGACAagataaagaaaaagagaattCTACGGAACCATTCCTTGCGTATCAAGGTTCTGAACATCATTGTACTGTTGTGGTCGGACATTTTGGTtatgatacgaacttttatgtGT is from Malus sylvestris chromosome 5, drMalSylv7.2, whole genome shotgun sequence and encodes:
- the LOC126624179 gene encoding protein PLANT CADMIUM RESISTANCE 2-like — translated: MYPTPTETHDHEKYAADHNHHHAHVPNPVSSAPGLNSPAGSVPTYAPPYIYTVQSNSVPAVPARGNWSTSLCHCCDDPENCMITFFCPCITFGQIAEIVSQGSTPCASGGVCYCILLSTTANACLYSCSYRSKMRAQYDLEETPCVDCLVHFCCATCALCQEYRELKNRGFDMGIGWEANMDRRRRGVTAAPTVVPGMTR